The following proteins come from a genomic window of Lolium rigidum isolate FL_2022 chromosome 5, APGP_CSIRO_Lrig_0.1, whole genome shotgun sequence:
- the LOC124654850 gene encoding chromatin remodeling protein EBS-like, with translation MAKTKQGTRGVESYTIRGTTKVVQVGDCVLMRPSDTDKQPYVARVESLESDGRGGVRVRCRWYYRPEESKGGRRQFHGAKELFLSDHFDTQSAHTIEGKCIVHSFKNYTKLDNVGQEDFFCRFEYKAATGAFTPDRVAVYCKCEMPYNPDDLMVQCEGCKDWFHPTCMGMTIEQAKKIDNFLCADCAKENGTKRPSNSYPSSPSSDSKAEPKRRKR, from the exons atggccaagACCAAGCAGGGCACCAGGGGCGTCGAATCCTACACCATCAGGGGCACCACCAAGGTCGTCCAAG TTGGGGACTGCGTGCTGATGCGGCCGTCCGACACGGACAAGCAGCCGTACGTGGCAAGGGTCGAGAGCCTGGAGTCGGACGGGCGGGGCGGCGTGCGGGTGCGCTGCCGGTGGTACTACCGCCCGGAGGAGTCCAAGGGcggccgccgccagttccacggGGCCAAGGAGCTCTTCCTCTCCGACCACTTCGACACGCAGAGCGCCCACACCATCGAGGGCAAGTGCATCGTCCACTCCTTCAAGAACTACACCAAGCTCGATAACGTCGGCCAGGAAGATTTCTTCTGCCGATTCGAGTACAAGGCGGCCACCGGCGCCTTCACTCCTGACCGTGTCGCCGT GTACTGCAAGTGCGAGATGCCTTACAACCCTGATGATCTCATGGTGCAGTGTGAGGGATGCAAAGACTG GTTTCATCCAACCTGTATGGGAATGACCATTGAGCAGGCCAAGAAGATAGATAATTTCCTGTGCGCAGATTGTGCTAAAGAAAATGGCACAAAGAGACCTTCAAATTCATACCCGAGCTCACCAAGTTCTGATTCTAAG GCTGAGCCGAAAAGGCGGAAGAGGTAA